One genomic region from Ornithinicoccus hortensis encodes:
- a CDS encoding glutamyl-tRNA reductase codes for MSLLVVGLSHRSAPMDLVEQASPGDAGAAALTAAVRAGEDVGEAVVLATCNRTEVYVDAATFHGALQEVGQALSHLSGVALDELSPHLYVHYEDRAVHHLFSVASGLDSMAVGERQILGQVRAAFRAAQHEGAAGTVLNPLFQHALRVGKQAHTETSIDRVSRSLVELGLERAAGHLESLAGARTVLIGAGSMSGLAAATLSRSGISDVTVINRTRERADRLAAQYGFRSEDWSRLPELGARADLIVTCTGATQHVVDEAAVRRVRGSADTPLAILDLAMPRDVAPGVGALPGVGLWSLADLQERAEDSGAEVDPAVAEVRQLVTGEVGAYLVSRRAQAVAPTVTALRSRAADVVAAELQRLDQRLPDLPERERQEVQRTVQRVVDKLLHAPTVRVKALASDTDGRGDYASVLRELFDLDPYDVAAVSTPPETGGLV; via the coding sequence ATGAGTCTGCTCGTGGTCGGTCTCTCGCACCGCAGCGCCCCGATGGACCTGGTCGAGCAGGCCTCGCCGGGCGATGCCGGCGCCGCCGCGCTGACCGCCGCCGTCCGCGCCGGGGAGGACGTGGGTGAGGCGGTCGTGCTGGCCACCTGCAACCGCACCGAGGTGTATGTCGACGCCGCCACCTTCCACGGTGCCCTGCAGGAGGTCGGCCAGGCGCTGTCCCACCTGTCCGGGGTCGCCCTGGACGAGCTGTCGCCGCACCTGTACGTGCACTACGAGGACCGTGCGGTCCACCACCTCTTCTCGGTCGCCTCCGGGCTGGACTCGATGGCCGTGGGGGAGCGGCAGATCCTGGGCCAGGTCCGCGCGGCCTTCCGCGCCGCGCAGCACGAGGGCGCCGCCGGGACCGTGCTCAACCCGCTGTTCCAGCACGCGCTCCGGGTTGGCAAGCAGGCGCACACCGAGACCAGCATCGACCGGGTGAGCCGGTCCCTGGTCGAGCTCGGGCTGGAGCGTGCGGCCGGCCACCTGGAGTCCCTGGCCGGTGCGCGCACCGTGCTGATCGGTGCCGGCTCGATGTCCGGCCTGGCCGCGGCCACCCTGTCCCGCAGCGGGATCAGCGACGTCACCGTGATCAACCGCACCCGGGAGCGGGCGGACCGGTTGGCCGCGCAGTACGGCTTCCGGAGCGAGGACTGGTCCCGGCTGCCCGAGCTCGGCGCCCGGGCCGACCTGATCGTCACCTGCACCGGCGCGACGCAGCACGTGGTCGACGAGGCGGCCGTGCGCCGGGTGCGGGGGAGCGCGGACACCCCGCTGGCCATCCTGGACCTGGCGATGCCCCGCGACGTCGCCCCCGGGGTGGGTGCCCTGCCCGGGGTCGGCCTGTGGAGCCTGGCGGACCTGCAGGAACGCGCCGAGGACTCCGGTGCCGAGGTGGACCCGGCGGTGGCCGAGGTGCGCCAGCTGGTCACCGGTGAGGTCGGCGCCTACCTGGTGTCCCGCCGTGCCCAGGCCGTCGCGCCCACCGTCACCGCGCTGCGCTCGCGCGCCGCGGACGTGGTGGCCGCCGAGCTGCAGCGACTCGACCAGCGGCTCCCGGACCTGCCCGAGCGGGAGCGCCAGGAGGTCCAGCGCACGGTGCAGCGGGTCGTCGACAAGCTGCTGCACGCCCCCACCGTCCGGGTGAAGGCCCTGGCCTCGGACACCGACGGCCGGGGTGACTACGCGAGCGTGCTCCGCGAGCTGTTCGACCTGGACCCCTACGACGTGGCGGCGGTCTCCACGCCCCCGGAGACGGGGGGCCTGGTATGA